In Girardinichthys multiradiatus isolate DD_20200921_A chromosome 18, DD_fGirMul_XY1, whole genome shotgun sequence, a single window of DNA contains:
- the LOC124883653 gene encoding uncharacterized protein LOC124883653, whose product MVRIIVSEMMQICKNPTKRNTTEIAERMVSRYPKSLKDVIDGDVIGLGYHSLVKQLQARIENVKRQYTPKITKRKAESDNDTDEIPAEQKASVQDTYGCVNWEPKFLPLSETVESQLKRKEDMKKMFKDKNYTAEDVKELIKSTYYTQRKDINKDTSILKLCQEWPFLFHKTGMAEHFQQLTGINLMEAFFTNLDKKRERILNFLKTVFAQKENQVLESLLKLANEKGRSSGCTEMILLLLAFFGEKEEHMFHYVEKTSLAEEVEMEDVPATPCLVVCGSSCFTADCFMLSVDQKIVNDDITAFSCAICLMFGSYYCFNIHYPVGLRSTLEFLQRCFFSINPERGTKVELSKRRKIFAVNPRVLTLIADLADHEWT is encoded by the exons ATGGTGAGGATTATTGTCTCTGAAATGATGCAGATTTGCAAGAATCCAACCAAACGCAACACAACTGAAATAGCAGAAAGGATGGTGAGCAGATATCCAAAGTCACTTAAGGATGTCATTGATGGTGACGTTATTGGACTTGGTTATCATTCCCTGGTAAAACAACTCCAGGCTAGAATTGAAAATGTCAAACGACAATACACACCAAAGATAACTAAACGCAAGGCAGAATCAGATAACGACACTGATGAGATACCTGCTGAGCAAAAAGCCAGTGTTCAAGACACGTATGGCTGTGTCAACTGGGAGCCAAAGTTTTTGCCCCTTTCTGAGACTGTAGAGAGTCAGCTTAAGAGAAAAGAAGACATGAAAAAGATGTTCAAAGACAAAAATTACACTGCAGAAGATGTGAAAGAACTTATCAAGTCCACCTATTACACGCAACGAAAGGACATCAATAAAGATACAAGCATCCTGAAGCTATGCCAAGAATGGCCTTTTTTGTTCCACAAAACTGGCATGGCAGAACACTTCCAGCAACTTACTGGCATCAATCTGATGGAAGCCTTCTTCACCAATCTGGATAAAAAGAGGGAGCGCATCCTCAATTTCcttaaaactgtttttgctCAGAAAGAAAACCAAGTTCTGGAGTCTCTCCTCAAGTTAGCAAATGAAAAAGGTCGGTCCAGTGGTTGTACAGAGATGATTCTTCTTCTACTTGCTTTTTTTGGTGAGAAGGAAGAGCATATGTTCCACTACGTTGAGAAGACGAGCCTTGCTGAAGAGGTTGAGATGGAGGATGTGCCAGCAACACCCTGCCTTGTTGTGTGTG GGTCCTCTTGCTTTACTGCGGACTGCTTCATGTTGAGCGTTGATCAGAAGATTGTCAATGACGACATCACTGCCTTCTCCTGTGCCATCTGCCTGATGTTTGGCAGTTACTATTGTTTTAATATACACTACCCAGTGGGACTGCGGTCAACACTGGAGTTCCTCCAGAG GtgtttcttttcaataaatccGGAAAGAGGAACAAAAGTTGAGCTGAGCAAGAGGAGGAAGATCTTTGCGGTCAACCCAAGAGTCCTCACACTCATCGCTGACCTTGCAGACCATGAGTGGACTTAG